The DNA region TCTTTTTTGAAAACAATTCGGCCTTTAAATACGTGCCAACCATGGATGAAGATAAAAACCGTCCAACCGACAAGAATGATAATATCGAACCAAAAGAAGAAATCGACATGCGGCCCTTCCATGATATACAGATTATAGAGCAAAAGTGCCACCACGATAAAGTACCCCACCAAATGAATGTAAAATATTTTTAGGTAATAGACCTTCTTTTTAGCTTTTAAATAGTCTTTTTCGGCACTCATTGTTATTCGAATTTACGTTTGTTTTGCTCTTTTTCCATGAATTCTTTTGTTTTGCGTTCTTCCCAGTTTTTTCCGAATAGGAAATCGGGGCCAAAAACGCTTAAAAAGTGAAACAGTAAGCCAATGCCCCAAAAAATAGCCGTGGCAAAGGTGCCGAAGCTAAAAAGGGTTCCGCCGTTTGAAACGATGACGATAATTATAAATAGGTTGACGATGACGTAACTGGCAACATGCCAATAAAAGCCTAGTAATTTTTTTACCTTTTCTTTGGCTCTGAGGTAAGCTTCCTCTCTGGAATATTGTTCCTCTCGGGAAGCTTGGTTGTTATAGGGTTCTAAATCGTGATTTTTCATGTGCCTTATATTTAATACATTAAATGGGTGTAGAGAGGTAATTTAAAAAGTTGTCATTCCGAACTACGTGAAGGAATCTTTAAAAATGAAGTTTCAAATTGTGAGATTGCTTCACTTGGACTGCGCTCAGTGCAGGCTGTGTCTTCTGCATC from Tamlana crocina includes:
- a CDS encoding 2TM domain-containing protein, translated to MSAEKDYLKAKKKVYYLKIFYIHLVGYFIVVALLLYNLYIMEGPHVDFFFWFDIIILVGWTVFIFIHGWHVFKGRIVFKKEWETRKMKEYLNKENTKRWE
- a CDS encoding 2TM domain-containing protein produces the protein MKNHDLEPYNNQASREEQYSREEAYLRAKEKVKKLLGFYWHVASYVIVNLFIIIVIVSNGGTLFSFGTFATAIFWGIGLLFHFLSVFGPDFLFGKNWEERKTKEFMEKEQNKRKFE